Proteins encoded by one window of Culicoides brevitarsis isolate CSIRO-B50_1 chromosome 2, AGI_CSIRO_Cbre_v1, whole genome shotgun sequence:
- the LOC134828350 gene encoding ejaculatory bulb-specific protein 3-like, with product MKRFAFVTVFIVLSVLLHQAYSQQSPKQKQYTSRFDNVDVDKILNNDRILSNYIKCLLEKGPCTQEGRELKKTLPDAFRSNCDKCTETQRRNARKVIFHLQDKKQKEYAQLVEKYDPEGIYREKWTKENQQS from the exons ATGAAGCGATTCGCATTCGTCACGGTGTTCATTGTCCTCTCGGTGCTCCTGCATCAGGCGTATTCGCAACAAAGCCCGAAGCAGAAACAGTACACGAGTCGCTTCGATAACGTGGATGTCGACAAAATTCTCAACAACGACCGGATATTGAGCAACTACATCAAATGTCTGTTGGAGAAGGGTCCCTGCACGCAAGAAGGACGAGAACTCAAAA aaacTTTACCTGATGCCTTCCGCTCCAATTGCGACAAATGCACGGAAACTCAACGCCGCAACGCACGCAAAGTAATTTTCCATTTGCAGGACAAGAAGCAAAAGGAATACGCCCAACTTGTCGAGAAATACGATCCTGAAGGCATCTACCGGGAAAAATGGACAAAGGAAAATCAACAatcctaa